The sequence below is a genomic window from Salvelinus namaycush isolate Seneca chromosome 2, SaNama_1.0, whole genome shotgun sequence.
AGTCCGTGCTTATTGCTTTGCTGAAAGATCTATAGTTGTATCAATACCAGTGAACATGAGTGTATCAGTGTGAGTGTGAGCATGAAGAGATTACAGAAGGCTCTTGAGGTTGGAACTGTTAGTACCTGTGGTGGTGGTAGGCCCGCGGTCCAATCGAGCACACAGTGAAAAGGGCAAAGGAGAACGTCGCCAGGGACCACGTTGCTAGGGCATACCCGCACCACTCCAGAATCTCTCCAAAGAAGTTTGCTCCGGAGACATACTCAAACATTCCCCCTGGAATATAAAGTGTCCGACAGTTAATTCAGTACAGTACTAATGAAGTAGTACACTCAGGTACACTCAGGTACACTCATACCTTAAAAGTAGTTCACAACATTTCAATCCCTGACCTTTCAGACCCTACTTCATATCTGCTACATTTTTTTTGATCCAGCACCCCATGTCAAGGGACCCATGTTTGAATATACTACTTGGATATTTAATTCAACCCGAAGGTGAATGAAAACAGATCTGCTGTGGTCTTCATTTCTgtttcatttttcattttccgCGTGGTTCTGATAATAGTTGCAAGATGTTCCTTTTGAACCTGTCCGTGAAGTAATGGCCCAGAAAGCTGGAATGTTTGCTTCCTGTGTCTGAAGTTTCTTGGCCAAACTTTGAATGCCTTGTGTACGTTGCTCACAATCTTCTACGACCCATTAGcaattaaaggcccaatgcagaagttcttatatcaatatcaaatcatttctgggtaacaattaagtaccttactgtaatagatttcTATTCAAATGGGCAAAAAACGCTttttagcaacaacaaaaaatctttCTCAATCTAGAATTTTGCCAGGactgtctgagtggggagggggaaactgaaaactagctgttattggcagagaggtttggaactcttattGGTCTAGTAACCAATTTACCacattgtgatgtcatcatggaaAGCCAAAACCAGCAATTATCAGGAAATAGtttttttcacacttttacagtgttagtgtCATTAGCTGTTGTACAGTATGATAAAAAAACACAGGAAAAAtgcattttgactgcactgggcctttaaaaacATATTTCGATCAGCACAGGCATAGCCCTTACAAAGCAAAATGAAGTAGAGATAAATGCAAAAGGTCACATTGACACCAGAATGTTCTGAATATGCTCTGCTTGTTCTGTTTATCATCACATGGTTGTGCGGACAGTGACTAAGTAAAGAGTACAGAACATAGTTATTTGCCTAAAGATCCACGTTTTTGCTATTGTTTCACAAGACTGGAACATATGCCAAAACACTGCTGGACATCTGTTATCCAGAATTCCATCTGGTACCTTTTGGAATCTTGTAAACAACCTCTCCGGGTTTTCTCAAATTTAGAAGAATGTGGTCGCTGTGAATGTTGATGGCCATTCCCAGGAAAAACATCAGCAAACCTGAAAAAAACAATACAGGTGCTTATTGCAAACCACATTCTAGTTCTATAAAAAAACGAAAATGTATGAGCTGTTAAAAGCTTTCATGCTGGCAGAAGCTTGTACAATGCGACCCCAAACTCAGACTTTGTCAACAAATCATTATTTCTTTTCTTGTGGAAGAATATTGTCAAAATAGTCATCCCATATCCTGCTGGGACCaaaagatgcatgttttgaagAATCTAGCCTCATTAACTGACCAATAAACACAGAACATTGGCAAGGATAAAGCAAATGCCAACTTGTTTCGTCACAGTTCCAGGCTGAAAGCCTGAAATTTCTCTGACCAGATTAGAGTCTCCCAGACTGCACGGCTGGTTTtcctgttgtgtgttttcctaaccaattacattttttaaaatgatCTCAGACTTAATCTACAGTAGCTCTAGCAGTTATCAAATGTTACCCTTTAAAAGGTTGAAATTACATTACTTTGTAAATAAATTTATAGCATTTATTTAGGGCTTCGACATAGGATACCAAATGACTGCCAAATGTCTGTGAACATCATCCAGGCACTGTAATATTCCGAATAATGGCTGAGAAAAGACTGCTAAACCATTTCCGCTTGGATCTCAGATCTCACTTACCGGTGCCTAGACGAATGTCGGTCTGCCACGCGTCATCGTACGTGGCACAGTGGAGCATGTAGTGGCCTTGGAGAAAACCGTTGACGGAACAGAAGACTACCGCAGAGAAGACAATGTAGAGAGGGGAAGGGCGGCCTTTGGTCAGCAAGGAGTAGATGAACGTTCttgcaaaaaaaagaaaaatattgATTAAAGAAATCAAGTCAAAGATGGGTCAATATAGCACTGCTGTGTACAAACTGTGAGTACCTGGAAGCCATGCAGGGCCGTGTTTCTTAACGTAGATAGAAATAgattatgtagaacaaacattcCCCTGTAACAAGTAGAATAAGGGATCACGTCATCACAACCGGcatgttgtccgggcctctggcagtctctatagggatgccacagggttcaattcttgggccgactctcttctctgtatacatcaatgatgtcgctcttgctgctggtgagtctctgatccacctctacgtagacgacaccattctgtatacttctggcccttctttggacactgttaacaaccctccagacaagcttcaatgccatacaactctccttccgtggcctccaactgctcttaaatacaagtaaaacgaaatgcatgctcttcaaccgatcgctgcctgcacctgcccacccgtccagcatcactactctggacggttctgagttagaatatgtggacaactacaaatacctaggtgtctggttagactgtaaactctccttccagactcgcatcaaacatctccaatccaaagttaaatctagaattagcTTCTTATTTCGCaataaagcatccttcactcatgctgccaaacataccctcgtaaaactgaccatcctaccgatcctcgacttcggcgatgtcatttacaaaatagcctccaataccctactcaataaattgtatgcagtctatcacagtgccatccgttttgtcaccaaagccccatatactacccaccactgcgacctgtacgctctcgttggctggccctcgcttcatactcgtcgccaaacccactggctccaggtcatctacaagagcctgctaggtaaagtccccccttatctcagctcgctggtcaccatagcagcacccacctgtagcacgcgctccagcaggtatatctctctggtcacccccaaacccgattcctcctttggccgcctctccttccagttatctgctgccaatgactagaacgaactacaaaaatctctgaaactggaaacacttatctccctcactaactttaagcaccagctgtcagagcagctcacagattactgcacctgtacatagcccatctataatttagcccaaacaactacctcttcctatactgtatttatttatttattttgctcctttgcaccccattatttctatttctactttacacattcttccactgcaaatctaccattccagtgttttacttgctatattgtatatACTTTGcaaccatggcctttttttgccttttacctcccttatctcacctcatttgctcacgttgtctatagacttatttttctactgtattattgactgtatgtttgttttactccatgtgtaactgtgttgtatgtgttgaactgctttgctttatcttggccaggtcgcaattgtaaatgagaacttgttctcaacttgcctacctggttaaaaaaatatgattttttttcttttttctcttcattacatttctatctgcaacgttcaaCAATCTGCAACTACAAAGTTGTGCCCCACTGATCGAGTGGGTAGTGTTTAACAAAGCCCagggtcatgttcagtggggAACACAATATTGCAACATAACTAAAAAtattgtttcttattggacaagttcaggtattACCTCCCCGTTTCGAAACATTTTTCCATACTGGACATGACCCTGTTGAGTAAAAGTTTGATATGGCAGAAGATATGGTGACGAGAAGAAATGCGGTGACTAACATACATTCATGGAAGTGTGCTGACCTGGTTTAAGGGCAGTTGTGAGTTTGACGCACGTTCAATTCCCTACCATGTAAATATGTTCACACCCGGGTCTCCTTTGAGAGTTCTCCACAGGTTTTGACTATGTAAGAGATCAGACAACAGTAGGATTGTCAAATGTTTGCCTGCCGACAGAGCTTAACACCTCTGATCAGTGTTGGCAGTCAATCTCTTTTGTGCTCATACAGCAAAGACCTTGAAGTTGTCAGCACCTCAGCCTTGTTAGAATACTGcaaaccagaaggtggcagtTGCAATGTTTGGCAAGGCATGTCCGTGTGTGTTGCTTTATGGTCGagtcaatgttagctagctgcgCTATTGTTGCTGAAAGCCCTTGCTGATACTAAATAGATGGCCACAGCTATGTAACTAACTAGCAAGATGACAAAGAAACTATTTGATTGACACTCCATAATCGCATACAGCCCTTACATACATTTTAGCTAGCTGGAAGTACTTCTCAacgccatcggaagaatcccaggaacatgttccagtctgtgatagcaaaacaatcctgtagtttagcgtctgcttcatctgaccacttttttataggccgagtcactggtgcttcctgctttaatttttgcttgtaagcaggaatcaggaggatagagttgtggtcagatttaccaaatggagggcgagggagagctttgtacgcgtctctgtgtgtggagtacaggtgatttagatttttttttcctctggttgcacatttaacatgttgatggaaatttggtagaactgatttaagtttccctgcattaaagtctgctgccacccccgtgcttcacggttgggatggtgttcttcagcttgcaagcctcctcctttttcctccaaacataacgatggtcattatggccaaaaagttatatttttgtttcatcagaccagaggacatttctccaaaatgtacgatctttgtcttcatgtgcagttacaaactgtagtctggcttttttatggcagtt
It includes:
- the LOC120027036 gene encoding 3-oxo-5-alpha-steroid 4-dehydrogenase 2-like — protein: MECKENVIHYLSWGFIVGAVAYLLLQTRTQTPYGRYVTSDGTPGRTCPAKLAWFLQELPSFLVPMLLLLSTDTQPSLGKDLLLWTFCLHYFQRTFIYSLLTKGRPSPLYIVFSAVVFCSVNGFLQGHYMLHCATYDDAWQTDIRLGTGLLMFFLGMAINIHSDHILLNLRKPGEVVYKIPKGGMFEYVSGANFFGEILEWCGYALATWSLATFSFALFTVCSIGPRAYHHHRYYQEKFEDYPRSRKAVIPFIL